A segment of the Bdellovibrio bacteriovorus genome:
TGTCCTGAATGCGCAGGTCCACCGCCCCTGTGTTTGAAAGATGCAGGTTCCCTGTCGGAGCCGTTTCGTTCACGCCGACTTTACCCGTGGCAAGAATGGTCATGCGGGGATTGGCGTCTGTTTCAAAGGTCAAAGACTGGGCGTCGTTGGTGCCCAGAACTGCCGCAGCACCAAAGCTGTTGCCGCCATTAGCAAAAATCCCCGAGGAAGAATAACTCGTACAGCCCATCACGCCTGAGGCGTTGAAGGTCAGCATCTGTGCGGTGCCGCAGGTAAATGGAATCACCGCAGAACCTGTGCCATTGGAAACAAGCAGACGGTCGGCCGTCAAAGACGTCGCGCCTGTACCCCCTTTGGATACCGGTACCGCAGACGGGAAGTTCGCCGGATCCGCACTGATGGTGCCTGAGGAAACCGCGATACCCGAGCCCACCTGAACCACACCGCGAGCTCCTGTTGTCGCAGCATCAACGGAAATCACTGGTGTTGAAGTGCCCGTTGCCACCTGAACCGGCGCTGTACCAGAAACACTGGTCACAGTTCCCGCGTTGGGAGTCGCCCATTTTACACCCGCAGTAACAGCACTGTCGGCAGTCAGCACCTGACCGTTCGTTCCCACTGGCAGACGGATGTTGTTGGTGGCATCACGAACCAGAACATCCCCTTTGGTTGTCAGAGGAGAAAGTGCGTTGAATGCCCCCAAAGCGGTTGTTGCGCCCGTTCCTCCGTTTGCGATCGGCAAAGTGCCAGTCACATCAGAAGCCAGATTGATCGCCGCCCCACTGGACGCCGCCGTCAAACGACCTTGAGCATCCACTGTGATGGATGCGCGAGTGTAAGAACCCGCTGTCACTGTCGTGTTGGCCAACGCAATCGTTCCGGTCGAGGTGATCGGGCCACCTGTCAAACCAGTGCCCGTTGCGATATTGGTGACGGTGCCGCCGGAAGAAGTGTCAGTATCAGTACCGCACTCCCAACGATTGTTCGCGGACACCCATTTTAAAACCTGACCGTCAGTACAAGCCGTGTTGTTTGGACGATAAGTCAAATATTTACCAGCGCCACTGCCGATGTCAGCAGCATCCAAAGTAATCGCACCCGTGCGACCCGCAACCGTCGTCACCGGGAAAGCAATGGCGGCATTACTTGCCGCCGTCAAACGCCCTTGGGCATCGACGGTGAAGGTTCCAACTTGAGTGCTGGAACCATAAGATGCGGCCGTCACCGCTGTATTAGCCAGCGAGATTGTGCCAGTTGAAGTGATCGGTCCGCCGGAAAGTCCCGTGCCGGTTGCGATGTTGGTCACAGTTCCGCCGGAATTGGCGTCATTATCTGCGGCGGGTGCGAACTTGGTGCCGTCGTACTTCAGCACCTGACCTGCGGCCAACCCCGTCGTGTCGACAGTGATGCCCTTGATTTTGTTAACAGCCACGGCACCAATGGTGCCACTGACGTCCCCCGCAACAGACACGTTGATAGACTGACAGTTAAAGCCAGACACCGCATTCCAATACATGGTTTGGTGGGCCGCACAGTTTGCATTGGCCACCGCCGTATTGAAGTCGGCCTGGGCCATATAGTTGTTCAATGTGGCCGTCAGTCCATTCACATCACCGGTGCTGATCTGAGCAGACAGCCATTGGGTGCCGTTGAATTTCAAAAAGTGCCCGTTCGTTGGAGCTGTGGCGGACACCGCCACGCCCTGGATTTTTGCAACAGAAGGATTCGGATAGGTGCCGCCCAGGTCGCCAGCGGCCGCGCCCGTCGGAACACGGGCATCACTAAAGCGGGCATCATTTCCGGCGGCAACCTGATTGGCATTCTGACCGACATTCAAGGTCAGTTGCGGAGTGGTTGTGCCGTTGGTCACAGTGATATAAGCGTTGGCGGAGGTCACATCAGACACCGTCCCGCCATTGGCACCGGAAACACCAGCACAGCTTAAAGCGGTGCCATTCCAACTTAAGAACGTACCGGCGGCGCAAGTCGGCAAACCGGCTTTTTGCAGGAAGTCCTCTTCAGTTTTGGTGCCGAGCTTTTCTGATGACAGGGCATAGGCTGCGTAAGGAACCGTACGAATTTCATTGGACGGGGAGATGATCTTCCAGCCCGAGCCATCATGGAATTGCACTTTCAGCAAGCGGGTGTCCCCGGCCTGCGCGGGATAGGTGGAACCACCAAAGCAGTTGTGAGTTTTTGAGTTGTTAAATGCCTCAAGCAATGTGAACAGGGGATCTGCCGGGAAAAGTTTTGTCCCGGAACCGATCGGCACGTCAAACACGCCGCCAGAGTTAATCATGTTCACGCCATCTTTTTGCTCGCGATAGATAACACAACTGCCGTTAGGATTGGTGATCTCAAACAGGAAACTGACGTTGTTATAATCAAGCCCGTGTCCGTCAGCTTTAAGAATACGCCCCTGATAGGTCAGTGAATTGGGGGAGGCCAGTGCAATCACACTGGTGAACATTGAGAGAATAATGAGCAAATACGTTCCGTTTCTCATGTCTGTCTTATCGGCTTTTTAACAGAAAATCGTGAGAAAAATCCCTGAGCTTTTTCAGGGATTTAATCACATTTATTTCTTTTTGATACAGACCTTGGACTTTGGATTGACCTCGCAAATGGCTTCACGAAGCTCCTGATTCTCTTGTTTTAAAGAGGCGATTTCGCGCTTCTGTGCCTGAACTTCGGCCTTAACGCCGGACAGGGACGCGTAAAGCTCTTTGAAGGCTTCAATCATCGGGCCGATCAATTTGGTATAGGCCACGGCACGGAAGCCCTTCTCATCTTTGTCAACGGCTTCAGGGAACACTCGTTCGACGTCCTGGGCGATCACACCCATGTCTTTTTTCTCAATAAGATCCAGATCCGGTCTGACATCATGACGCCAGTTGAAGGTCACACCACGAAGGGAAAGAATTTTCTGCAACGAATCCGGAACAACCTGGATGTCGGTTTTCAAGCGGGCATCGGACAAGTTTTCCCACGCAGCCGTACCACCGGAGGTACCGTTGACAAAGAATTTACGAGAACCTGTGTTACCACCGATATAGACGTTGCCACCACTGGTGACAGTTAATGCGTCACTGGAAGCCGTGGTTGGTCCGGGACGAATCCAGAAGTTACCGCCATCAAGCCCCATGAAGAATTTTCCGGAGGTGTCCATTTCATCAAAACCAATGTAAGGAGCCGTGGCACTTCTCAGATTCAGCGGCGCACCCGGAGTCGACGTGCCGACCCCCATGGTGATCCAGCCGGTGCTGTGAATGCGCATGCGTTCAGTCGGCACTGTGACGCTTCCAGTCCCAGTGTGGGTGGAAAATGTCATATCCGCGGGAACGGAGGTCGATGTCCAGGTCGCAGAAGCGACACTTTGGATATGTGAACCCAGGCCCACAGTTGTGGCGTCACCATAACCATTGAACAGAAGGCTGCCTAATGTGTCACCGGATTGAACGGCGGCTTTGGCGCCCGTAGTTCCGCGGGACTTCATCAGTTGAATCCCCGGGCCTGCACTTGCTTCTTCGTTGCGTTCAAAAGCGGCAGATGAGTTGGTGTAGTTGTTGCCCTGAACATGAAGTCTGACCGTGGGTGCTGTCGCACCGATACCAACAGCCCCAGAGCTGGTGATGCGCATTCTTTCGCCGGATGATCCGTTGTTCAAAGTCGCAAAGGACATATAGGCAGACTTGGCTGTGGCAAAGTCGGCTTCTGCGACACCCGCGATCGAAGCACCACTCTGATAAGCCGTACCGTCATAACCACGCATGGACAGGAAGCCCAGGGAATCACCAGCCAGAACGGCAGCCTCAGCGCCCGAGTTGGAGCGGGCCTTCGTCAGGATGTAAGCCGGTTCACCGGTGTTACCGATGCTTTGGACATAGACGTCATCATTGCCGCCGCCAGTGCCTTTAACATGGATGATTCTTTCCGGGGCAAGGGCGGTGCCAAGGCCTAAACCACCTGGAACATACAGCTTCAGATCCTGAGTCGCACGCCAGTCACCTTGAGCATTGGCATTTCCGATGCCCACTGTGCTGTTCGCCGGATTAGCTACCGGGCCAATACCCCAGTAACCTGCGCTGTTCCAGTTCCCGACAAACTGCGCTTGTCCGTTGGTGTTGTGATAAGAGCCGACGAAGACGGCGTTGTAGTTGGCCGTGGCATTCCATTCACCCACTTGGAAGCGGGCGCCGGGGCTTTCAGCATCAATGCCGACTCGGCCATCGTTGGTGATTCTCATTTTTTCAACATTGTTCGTATCAAAGATGATGTGAGCATCACTGCCATTGGAAATATAAAGATCCGAAGTCGCGGTATTAGCATAACCAAAAGTACCCAGCCAGGTTCCATTGCGCAGGAAATCCATTTCAACTTTGCCGGCAGCTGGTGAATTCAGGATGAGCGCAGACTTGGTTGTTGACGGCGCCATCACGGCCAGACCCGCATTGGTGTCTGGAGACTGACCAATACCAACATAGCCGGCATTAGAGATCGTCATGCGAGTGACGTTGTTGGTTTCAAGCGCCAAAGAATAAGCGTCATTAGTACCCAAAGTCGCATTCGAAGCCAGAGTGTTACCACCGTTGGCAAAGAAGGATGTCGAAGCAAAGTTTGTACAACCCATCACACCCGACGCATTGAAGGTCAGCATCTGAGCGGTACCGCACGTAAATGGAATCACCGCAGAGCCGGTGCCGTTAGAAACCAACAGACGGTCGGCAGTCAGTGAAGTCGCACCCGTACCACCCTTGGAAACAGGAACAGCAGAAGGGAAGTTCGCCGGATCCGCACTGATTGTGCCTGAAGAAACCGCGATACCAGAACCGACTTGAACAACCCCGCGCGCACCCGTTGTTGCCGGATCTACAGAGATAACGGGAGTCGTAGTACCCGTAGCAACTTGAACCGGAGCTGTACCCGTGACACTCGTCACAGTACCCACAGTCGGAGTCGCCCATTTCAAACCAGAAGCTTGAGCAGAATCCGCAGTCAGAACCTGACCGTTCGTTCCCGCAGGCAGGCGAACGTCGTTCGTGCCATCGTTACCGAGAACATCCCCTTTAGTCGTTAACGGGGAAAGACCGTTGAAGGCGGCAATCGCTGTCGTAGCGCCGGTACCACCATTTGCAATTGGCAAAGTGCCGGTCACATCCGAAGCCAGATTGATTGCCGCGCCACTGGACGCCGCCGTCAAACGACCTTGAGCATCCACCGTGATCGAAGCGCGAGTGTAAGAACCCGCAGTCACCGCGGTGTTGGCCAAAGCAATCGTGCCTGTCGAAGTGATCGGACCGCCGGCAAGACCTGTGCCCGTTGCGATATTCGTGACAGTACCACCGGAAGAAGTGTCAGTATCTGTCCCGCACTCCCAACGATTGTTCGCCGTCACCCATTTTAGAACCTGACCGTCGGTACACGCTGTGTTGTTCGGACGATAGACAAAGTACTTGCCAGCGCCGTTGCCAACATCACCCACATCCAAAGTCACAGCACCTGTTCTGCCTGCAACCGTAGTCACAGGGAAGGCGATGTTAGCGTTGGAGGCCGCGGTCAAACGACCTTGAGCATCGACGGTGAAAGTGCCCACTTGAGTCGTGGAGCCATAAGAAGCCGCAGTGACAGCTGTGTTCGCCAAAGAAATGGTGCCCGTGGAAGTGATCGGGCCACCGGAAAGACCCGTTCCTGTGGCGATGTTGGTGACAGTACCACCGGAAGATGTGTCAGTGTCATTCGCACACTCCCAGCGGGAGTTGGCATTGATCCATTTCAAAACCTGACCGTCGGTACAAGCCGTGTTGTTTGGACGATACGTCAGATATTTACCGGCACCGCTTGTGATGTCGCCGGCATCCAAAACGACCGCGCCCGTTCTGCCTGCAACCGTAGTTACAGGAAACGCGATAGCGGCATTCGAGGCCGCGGTCAGACGCCCTTGAGCATCGACGGTGAAAGTGCCCACTGAAGTAGTGGAGCCATAAGCTGCCGGAGTTACCGCTGTGTTCGCCAAAGAAATAGTTCCGGTGGAAGTGATCGGACCACCAGACAAACCGGTCACTTGGTGCCGTCGTACTTCAAAACCTGACCAGCAACCAGACCCGTGGTATCAACAGTCACACCTTTGATTTTATTAACTGAAGAAGCACCGATGGTTCCACCGACGTCACCGGCCAAAGAAACATTGATGGCCTGACAGGAAAAGCCGGCCACCGCGTTCCAGTACATCGTTTCGTGCGCCGCACAGCCGGCATTGGCCACGGCCGTGCTGAACTCCGCATCTGTCATATAAGAATTTAATGTCGCCGACAGACCCGAGACATCGCTTTGTGCAATCGCCGAAGGTGTCCACGCCGTGCCATTGAATTTCAGGAAGTTGCCATTGGCCGGAGCCGCATTGGAAACAGCCGTGCCCTGAAGTTTTGCCACAGACGGATTGGGATAAGTGCCGTCCAGATCTCCAGCCGCAGCACCTGTTGGTGTACGAGCATCAGAGAAACGGGCATCATTACCTGCCGCCACTGTACCTGCCGCCGTGCCCACATTCAGGGTCAGTGCCGGGGTGGAGGTGCCGTTGGCAATCGTAATGTAAGAATTTGTGGAAGTGACATCAGTCACCGTACCGCCGTTGGCACCGCTGATTCCGGCACACGTCATCGTCGTGCCGTTCCAGGTCAGATAAGTGCCAGCTCCGCACGTTGGCAGGCCGGCTTTAGCCAGGAAGTCAGTTTCGGTTTTGGTGCCCAGGCGTTCTGCAGAATAGGAATAAGCAGAATAAGGAACCGAACGAATTTCATTCGCCGGAGAAATCACTTTCCAGCCGGAACCGTCATGGAATTGCACTTTCAACAAACGGGCATCACCGGCCACCGCGCTGTAGGTGGCTCCGCCGGAACAATCGTGAGAGCGGGAGTTGTTGAAAGAATCAATCAACGTATAAAGAGGATCCGTCGGGAACATCTTGGTGCCGGAACCAATCGGCACATCAAACACACCGCCCGAGTTCTGAAGATTCACACCGTTTTTCTGTTCGCGATAAAGCACGCAGGTGCCTGAAGGGTTTGTGATTTCAAAAAGGAAGCTGACGTTGTTGTACTCAAGCCCTTTGCCGTCAGAGTTTACGATACGTCCTTGATATGTCAGAGAATTTGGAGCAGCCAAGGCCACTCCACTCCAGAATGCGAGAATCAAAGCAAGATACGTTCCGTTTCTCATGCTTTTCTTATCGGCTTCTTAACAGTTTGCGAAAGTCCAAGGCCAGTATGTTGCCGCAAACTAATGTAATTGTGATTTATCCACAGATAAGTGTCTCAGGAAGAGACAGATACACTGGATCTTTTGAATTGATCTTGAATTATCTAGAAAACATCAGGACTTAGGATCTATTCCACAGACTTCGTTGGGCGGGAGTAAAGTGTGTTCGTGACCAGTGCTGCGCCAATGATCAAAGCGCCAACTATCTGAACCGGCGTCAGTCGTTCATGGAAGATTAAAGCACCCATCAAAGCGGCGGTGATGGGTTCGATCATCATCAACAGCGCCACTTCGGTGCTTTTCAATTTTTGCAGAGCTGCCAGCTCCAGGGTCAACGGAATGATTGTGCAGACAAAAGCCAGGCCCAAAATGCTGGATGCCTGAATGTGGCTAAGATTTTTGATTTCAGAATAATGAGGATGATGGAACAGAGACAGGGCCAGAGCTCCAAAGGTGATGACGTACAACGCGGAAGAAATTGGACGAACATCCTTTTGCAGGCGGCCTGACAGCAGGACATAGATGGCATAGCTGATGGCTGAACCCAAGCCCGCCGCCACGGCCCAGATGTTACGAACCTCGATATGCCCCCACAGCAACAGGATCAGTCCGGAAGAGGCCGCCACCAGACACAAAGCCTCTTTGCGGGAAATCTTGTCCTGAGTGAAGAAATGGGAAAAGACATTCACCCAGAACGGATAGGTATACAGTAACAGCGCTGCCAGGGTGACGCTCAGTCCGTCGATGGCGATGAAGTACATGGTCGAGAAGAACGCGTAACCGAAGATCCCCAGCAGGGCTGCGATGATGGTCTGACGCAGATTCAGTTTAACCCAGGAAGGGCGGAACAAAAGCAGGAAGATCCACAACAGAACGGCTGCCAGGGCAAAGCGGTAGGAAAGAAGCTCTCCGACTTTCATGCCGGATTCAAAAGCCCACGTTCCAAAGATCCCCAAAAAACCAAAACCCACGCTCGCTACAGAAATTTCCAAAGATCCGCGAAGGCGTGGGTTCATGTTTTTCATAATGGAATGACTTTAAACTTTTTTACCGTTTTTGTATTTGCTTGGTTTCTTGGTCGTTTTCACTTTGGAAGCCGGTTTTGCAGTCTTCTTTTCAGAAGTCGCACGGCCTTTGTAAGTGCGTTTTGTCTTGATCTCTTCCGGATCATCCGCAAGGAACACGCGTTGAACTGCGGCATCGTTCAGGTAAACCAGCTCGCCGGTTTTCACAGCACCCATGCGCAGGCGGCCAATGGCCACACGCTGAAGTCTCATCACATCGAAACCGATTTTCGCGAACATCTGACGGATCTGACGGTTTTTACCCTCGGTGATCACGATTTTGTACCATTCGTACTTTTCAGATTTGTTGTCGCCGGTTT
Coding sequences within it:
- a CDS encoding tail fiber domain-containing protein, which gives rise to MRNGTYLLIILSMFTSVIALASPNSLTYQGRILKADGHGLDYNNVSFLFEITNPNGSCVIYREQKDGVNMINSGGVFDVPIGSGTKLFPADPLFTLLEAFNNSKTHNCFGGSTYPAQAGDTRLLKVQFHDGSGWKIISPSNEIRTVPYAAYALSSEKLGTKTEEDFLQKAGLPTCAAGTFLSWNGTALSCAGVSGANGGTVSDVTSANAYITVTNGTTTPQLTLNVGQNANQVAAGNDARFSDARVPTGAAAGDLGGTYPNPSVAKIQGVAVSATAPTNGHFLKFNGTQWLSAQISTGDVNGLTATLNNYMAQADFNTAVANANCAAHQTMYWNAVSGFNCQSINVSVAGDVSGTIGAVAVNKIKGITVDTTGLAAGQVLKYDGTKFAPAADNDANSGGTVTNIATGTGLSGGPITSTGTISLANTAVTAASYGSSTQVGTFTVDAQGRLTAASNAAIAFPVTTVAGRTGAITLDAADIGSGAGKYLTYRPNNTACTDGQVLKWVSANNRWECGTDTDTSSGGTVTNIATGTGLTGGPITSTGTIALANTTVTAGSYTRASITVDAQGRLTAASSGAAINLASDVTGTLPIANGGTGATTALGAFNALSPLTTKGDVLVRDATNNIRLPVGTNGQVLTADSAVTAGVKWATPNAGTVTSVSGTAPVQVATGTSTPVISVDAATTGARGVVQVGSGIAVSSGTISADPANFPSAVPVSKGGTGATSLTADRLLVSNGTGSAVIPFTCGTAQMLTFNASGVMGCTSYSSSGIFANGGNSFGAAAVLGTNDAQSLTFETDANPRMTILATGKVGVNETAPTGNLHLSNTGAVDLRIQDKSGTPVTMRILSQSGANYIESGTDFTNTTSADLHFTDMMGVNKWMTIKADGKVGINTNAPATNFQVKGGAVIGDITPFPANFSIITTETLNATLRNHTETTGNYVAAGAYQRFSPAANSTMSTHALVSIVVPNVPSGVTVTSQNEAFHSNATRNRYAGNVDAGTVSYLASGQFVYGHENYVAGNAPTTTDAYGIRIVPHLQSGTVTNMYDLFLQNPSTGGTVTNRYGIYQQNTGAKNYFAGATGFNTATSPLANIHIGSSGAGNTAYSSFQMGNDATTTHNFHIVNEYGSSRRLNFYKGNLGSGQMLMSLDASGLLTLGETGSNGMGILSLKPGSGDHVYMQFFARTASPNTRSAYVGVPTGGSTALHIANEMDGGDINFATKTGGVTGTKMTLSAVGNLTTTGTVNGASDIRLKKDIHVLNGSLDKILQLKPSSYHWKDPNADPRLQMGFIAQELEKVYPHVVDENKKGIKAVSYMNMIAPITSAVQELYHKFKAILTNHDERISALETQMTALQKQNELLLKQNEDLMKYIKSQNENTQRLPASSR
- a CDS encoding EamA family transporter; the encoded protein is MKNMNPRLRGSLEISVASVGFGFLGIFGTWAFESGMKVGELLSYRFALAAVLLWIFLLLFRPSWVKLNLRQTIIAALLGIFGYAFFSTMYFIAIDGLSVTLAALLLYTYPFWVNVFSHFFTQDKISRKEALCLVAASSGLILLLWGHIEVRNIWAVAAGLGSAISYAIYVLLSGRLQKDVRPISSALYVITFGALALSLFHHPHYSEIKNLSHIQASSILGLAFVCTIIPLTLELAALQKLKSTEVALLMMIEPITAALMGALIFHERLTPVQIVGALIIGAALVTNTLYSRPTKSVE